A portion of the Streptomyces coeruleoprunus genome contains these proteins:
- the lpdA gene encoding dihydrolipoyl dehydrogenase — translation MSDRFDVVVLGAGPGGYVAAIRAAQLGKRVAVVEEKYWGGVCLNVGCIPTKALLRNAELAHIFTHEAKTFGIKVDGQVSFDYGEAFRRSRRVADGRVKGVHYLMKKNGITEFTGRGTFLDANTLQVALTDGTSSTITFDNCIIATGATPRLLPGTRRSERVVTYEEQILADDLPQSVVIAGAGAIGVEFAYVLHNYGVKVTIVEFLDRIAPLEDKDVSAELAKQYRKLGIDVLTSTRVETIDESGPQVRVTVTAKDGSQQVLEADKVLQAIGFAPNVTGYGLEATGVRLTERGAIDVDARCRTSVPHIYAIGDVTAKLMLAHTAESMGVVAAETIAGAETMELDYPMIPRATYCQPQIASFGWTEEQAREKGFDVKVAKFPFTANGKAHGLGDSTGFVKLISDAKYGEIIGAHLIGPDVTELLPELTLAQQWDLTVHEVARNVHAHPTLGEAVKEAVHGLAGHMINF, via the coding sequence ATGTCAGACCGCTTCGACGTCGTGGTACTCGGAGCCGGCCCCGGCGGTTACGTCGCCGCGATCCGCGCCGCCCAGCTGGGCAAGCGCGTGGCGGTCGTCGAGGAGAAGTACTGGGGCGGCGTCTGTCTGAACGTCGGCTGCATCCCCACCAAGGCGCTGCTGCGCAACGCCGAGCTGGCGCACATCTTCACCCACGAGGCGAAGACGTTCGGCATCAAGGTGGACGGCCAGGTCTCCTTCGACTACGGCGAGGCGTTCCGCCGCAGCCGCCGCGTCGCGGACGGCCGGGTCAAGGGCGTCCACTACCTGATGAAGAAGAACGGGATCACCGAGTTCACCGGCCGGGGCACCTTCCTCGACGCGAACACCCTTCAGGTGGCCCTCACCGACGGCACCAGCAGCACCATCACCTTCGACAACTGCATCATCGCGACCGGTGCCACGCCGCGGCTGCTGCCCGGTACGCGCCGCAGCGAGCGCGTCGTCACGTACGAGGAGCAGATCCTCGCCGATGACCTGCCGCAGTCCGTGGTGATCGCCGGCGCCGGCGCGATCGGTGTCGAGTTCGCGTACGTCCTGCACAACTACGGCGTGAAGGTCACCATCGTCGAGTTCCTCGACCGGATCGCGCCGCTGGAGGACAAGGACGTCTCCGCCGAGCTGGCCAAGCAGTACCGCAAGCTCGGCATCGACGTGCTCACCTCGACCCGCGTCGAGACCATCGACGAGTCCGGCCCGCAGGTCCGGGTCACCGTCACCGCCAAGGACGGCTCCCAGCAGGTTCTGGAGGCCGACAAGGTCCTCCAGGCGATCGGCTTCGCCCCGAACGTCACCGGGTACGGCCTGGAGGCCACCGGCGTGCGCCTCACCGAGCGCGGCGCGATCGACGTCGACGCCCGCTGCCGCACGTCCGTGCCGCACATCTACGCCATCGGCGACGTGACCGCGAAGCTGATGCTCGCGCACACCGCCGAGTCCATGGGTGTCGTCGCCGCCGAGACCATCGCGGGCGCCGAGACGATGGAGCTGGACTACCCGATGATCCCGCGCGCCACGTACTGCCAGCCGCAGATCGCCAGCTTCGGCTGGACCGAGGAGCAGGCCCGCGAGAAGGGCTTCGACGTCAAGGTCGCCAAGTTCCCGTTCACGGCGAACGGCAAGGCGCACGGCCTGGGCGACTCCACCGGCTTCGTGAAGCTGATCAGTGACGCCAAGTACGGCGAGATCATCGGCGCCCACCTGATCGGCCCGGACGTCACCGAGCTGCTGCCCGAGCTGACACTGGCACAGCAGTGGGACCTGACGGTCCACGAGGTGGCGCGCAACGTGCACGCCCACCCGACGCTGGGCGAGGCGGTCAAGGAGGCCGTCCACGGCCTCGCGGGCCACATGATCAACTTCTGA
- a CDS encoding copper resistance CopC/CopD family protein translates to MTATASVRPPTARLLSVLLVLTAALLGTVFSGTASAHAALTGSDPADGAVVATAPQRVTLTFSEQVAMGDDSIRVLEPSGRRADTGELRDLCSGSVVRYGVQLRSGLPTGTYTVAWQAVSADSHPIAGAFTFSIGAPSATTVALPEQQPGGGLVGSLYDVARYASYAGFVLLVGGAAFVVACWPRGAAVRPVQRLVARGWVTLTAATLALLLLRGPYTTSGELADVLDLDGLRAVLETRTGAALMSRLLLAGAAALFVAVLFGAYARREGAEKKDLTFGLAVGGTVVAAGIAGTWALSEHASAGLQPGVAMPVDVLHLLAMAAWLGGLAALLVALYREPSLERAAVRRFSRVAFGSVVVLAATGLYQSWRQVGSWSALTGTAYGRLLLLKVALVAVLVGVAWASRRWTRRLADTAPGVADGAGAEGGGVDDAVADDTTPEAKAQDAEARGGDVQDTDAQDTDVQDGDVQDPAVDPERAAQLARQRAAVATARKQRARDADPARAGLRRSVLAEATVAVVLLGVTTLLTATEPGRTQEQADRTQAASATAVPDRPIDLRLPFDTGGPAGKGTVRLSLDPGRSGANTLQVYVDGASGRPQDVPELKVAFTLDAQRIGPLPVVPERVAAGHWKATGLQIPMPGEWRIQVTVRTSDIDQTTIEKNVKIG, encoded by the coding sequence ATGACGGCCACCGCCTCCGTGCGGCCGCCCACCGCGCGGCTGCTGTCCGTGCTGCTGGTCCTCACCGCCGCGCTGCTCGGCACCGTGTTCTCGGGCACGGCGTCCGCGCACGCCGCGCTCACCGGCAGCGACCCCGCGGACGGGGCGGTGGTCGCCACCGCGCCCCAGCGCGTCACGCTCACCTTCTCCGAGCAGGTCGCCATGGGCGACGACTCGATCCGGGTCCTCGAACCGAGCGGCAGGCGCGCCGACACCGGTGAACTTCGCGACCTGTGCAGCGGATCCGTGGTCCGGTACGGGGTGCAGCTGCGGTCCGGGCTGCCGACGGGCACGTACACCGTGGCCTGGCAGGCCGTGTCCGCCGACAGCCATCCGATCGCCGGCGCGTTCACGTTCTCCATCGGGGCGCCCTCGGCGACGACGGTGGCGCTGCCGGAGCAGCAGCCCGGCGGCGGCCTGGTCGGCTCGCTCTACGACGTGGCCCGCTACGCCTCGTACGCCGGTTTCGTCCTACTGGTGGGCGGCGCCGCGTTCGTCGTCGCGTGCTGGCCGCGCGGGGCGGCGGTGCGGCCGGTGCAGCGGCTGGTCGCCCGCGGCTGGGTGACGCTGACGGCGGCGACGCTGGCACTTCTGCTGCTGCGCGGCCCGTACACGACGTCGGGCGAACTGGCCGACGTGCTGGACCTGGACGGGCTCAGGGCCGTGCTGGAGACCAGGACCGGTGCGGCGCTCATGTCGCGGCTGCTGCTGGCCGGTGCGGCGGCGCTGTTCGTCGCGGTGCTGTTCGGGGCCTACGCCCGGCGCGAGGGCGCCGAGAAGAAGGACCTGACGTTCGGGCTCGCGGTCGGCGGGACGGTCGTCGCGGCCGGGATCGCCGGGACCTGGGCCCTGTCCGAGCACGCGTCGGCCGGGCTCCAGCCCGGCGTGGCCATGCCCGTGGACGTGCTGCACCTGCTGGCGATGGCGGCCTGGCTGGGCGGGCTCGCGGCCCTGCTGGTCGCGCTGTACCGGGAGCCGTCGCTCGAGCGGGCCGCCGTACGGCGGTTCTCGCGCGTGGCGTTCGGCTCCGTGGTGGTGCTGGCCGCGACCGGGCTGTACCAGTCGTGGCGGCAGGTCGGCTCCTGGTCGGCGCTGACCGGCACGGCGTACGGGCGGCTGCTGCTGCTCAAGGTGGCGCTGGTCGCCGTCCTCGTCGGCGTCGCCTGGGCGTCCCGGCGCTGGACGCGGCGGCTGGCGGACACGGCGCCGGGCGTCGCGGACGGCGCCGGTGCGGAGGGCGGTGGCGTCGATGACGCCGTTGCCGACGACACGACGCCGGAGGCGAAGGCCCAGGACGCGGAGGCGCGTGGCGGGGACGTACAGGACACGGACGCACAGGACACGGACGTACAGGACGGGGACGTACAGGACCCCGCCGTCGACCCCGAGCGGGCCGCTCAACTCGCCCGGCAGCGGGCCGCCGTGGCGACCGCGCGCAAGCAGCGCGCCCGCGACGCCGACCCCGCGCGGGCCGGTCTGCGGCGGTCCGTGCTCGCCGAGGCGACCGTCGCCGTGGTGCTGCTGGGCGTGACCACCCTCCTCACCGCGACCGAGCCGGGCCGCACGCAGGAGCAGGCCGACCGTACGCAGGCCGCGTCCGCGACGGCCGTACCCGACCGGCCGATCGACCTGCGCCTGCCGTTCGACACGGGCGGCCCCGCCGGCAAGGGCACGGTCCGGCTGAGCCTGGACCCCGGGCGCTCCGGCGCCAACACCCTCCAGGTGTACGTGGACGGGGCGAGCGGGCGCCCGCAGGACGTGCCCGAGCTGAAGGTGGCGTTCACGCTGGACGCCCAGCGGATCGGGCCGCTGCCGGTCGTGCCGGAACGGGTCGCGGCCGGGCACTGGAAGGCCACCGGCCTGCAGATCCCGATGCCGGGCGAGTGGCGGATCCAGGTGACCGTCCGGACCTCCGACATCGACCAGACCACCATCGAGAAGAACGTCAAGATCGGCTGA
- a CDS encoding SCO family protein, giving the protein MRKLTRAVRPLRAARRAPLIAAALVAASALTLSACGPTTPKADGPAADVSLAPDSGKPGTVLDRPFTKPDLVLTDTTGKPYDLRARTKGKPVLIYFGYTHCPDVCPLTMSNIAIAKKKLPKADQDKLQVVFVTTDPERDTPAELAKWLPAAGDPSFIGLSGEFATIQAGARQIGIGIDPPKKEKDGSVVSMHGAQVIAFSPRTDQGYVVYGENTTVEDWAKDLPKIIKGENP; this is encoded by the coding sequence ATGCGCAAGCTCACCCGTGCCGTGCGGCCCCTCCGGGCCGCGCGACGCGCCCCGCTGATCGCGGCGGCGCTCGTCGCCGCCTCCGCGCTCACCCTGTCCGCGTGCGGGCCCACGACCCCGAAGGCCGACGGTCCCGCGGCCGACGTGTCGCTCGCCCCGGACTCGGGCAAGCCGGGCACGGTCCTGGACCGGCCGTTCACGAAGCCCGACCTTGTCCTGACGGACACCACCGGCAAGCCGTACGACCTGCGTGCGCGCACCAAGGGCAAGCCGGTGCTCATCTACTTCGGCTACACGCACTGCCCCGACGTGTGCCCGCTGACGATGAGCAACATCGCCATCGCCAAGAAGAAGCTCCCCAAGGCGGACCAGGACAAGCTCCAGGTCGTCTTCGTCACCACGGACCCCGAGCGGGACACCCCCGCCGAGCTGGCCAAGTGGCTGCCCGCGGCCGGCGACCCGTCCTTCATCGGACTGAGCGGCGAGTTCGCCACGATCCAGGCGGGCGCCCGCCAGATCGGCATCGGCATCGACCCGCCGAAGAAGGAGAAGGACGGCTCGGTCGTCTCCATGCACGGCGCACAGGTGATCGCGTTCTCGCCCAGGACGGACCAGGGCTATGTCGTCTACGGCGAGAACACCACCGTGGAGGACTGGGCCAAGGACCTGCCGAAGATCATCAAGGGGGAGAACCCGTGA
- the efeB gene encoding iron uptake transporter deferrochelatase/peroxidase subunit, with amino-acid sequence MSDKQDDQQDMVEISRRRLLGTAGAAGAAGLVLGAAGGAATYAAAGEPSGGGDAPALATVGAGTVPFRGAHQAGITTPLQARGHVVAFDLAPGAGRKEAVALMRRWSAAAELLMAGRPVGDGDSGVARDAGPCSLTVTFGFGASFFDRTGLVARRPAQLEPLPAFSADRLDARRSNGDLWVQIGADDALVAFHALRVIQKEAGAAAKVRWQMNGFNRSPGATARPMTARNLMGQVDGTNNPKPTDPDFDRRIFVAAGGDQPWMTGGSYAVVRRIRMLLDDWEKLPLEKQERVIGRRKSDGAPLTGGTETTKPDLDKLGSDGKPVIPVDAHARISAPEQNGGAAMLRRPFSFHDGIGPDGTPDAGLLFICWQADPLRGFVPVQRKLDRGDALSAFIRHEASGLYAVPGGPADGEYVGQRLLEG; translated from the coding sequence ATGAGCGACAAGCAGGACGACCAGCAGGACATGGTGGAGATCTCGCGGCGACGGCTGCTGGGCACGGCGGGCGCCGCCGGTGCCGCGGGCCTGGTGCTGGGCGCGGCCGGCGGAGCCGCCACCTACGCGGCGGCCGGCGAGCCGTCCGGAGGCGGGGACGCGCCCGCGCTGGCGACGGTCGGCGCCGGGACGGTGCCGTTCCGCGGCGCCCACCAGGCGGGGATCACCACGCCTTTGCAGGCGCGCGGCCATGTGGTCGCGTTCGACCTGGCGCCGGGGGCGGGCCGCAAGGAGGCGGTCGCGCTGATGCGCCGCTGGTCGGCGGCCGCCGAGCTGCTGATGGCGGGCAGGCCGGTCGGGGACGGCGACAGCGGGGTGGCGCGCGACGCCGGCCCGTGCTCGCTCACCGTGACCTTCGGCTTCGGGGCGTCCTTCTTCGACCGTACGGGGCTGGTCGCGCGGCGGCCGGCGCAGCTGGAGCCGCTGCCCGCGTTCTCCGCGGACCGGCTGGACGCACGGCGCTCGAACGGCGACCTGTGGGTGCAGATCGGCGCGGACGACGCGCTGGTCGCGTTCCACGCGCTGCGGGTGATCCAGAAGGAGGCGGGTGCGGCGGCGAAGGTGCGCTGGCAGATGAACGGCTTCAACCGCTCGCCGGGCGCGACCGCGCGGCCGATGACCGCGCGGAACCTGATGGGCCAGGTCGACGGCACCAACAACCCGAAGCCGACGGATCCCGACTTCGACCGGCGGATCTTCGTCGCGGCGGGCGGGGACCAGCCGTGGATGACGGGCGGCTCGTACGCGGTCGTGCGGCGGATCCGGATGCTGCTGGACGACTGGGAGAAGCTCCCGCTGGAGAAGCAGGAGCGCGTGATCGGGCGCCGCAAGTCCGACGGCGCCCCGCTGACGGGCGGTACGGAGACGACGAAGCCCGATCTGGACAAGCTCGGGTCCGACGGCAAGCCCGTCATCCCGGTCGACGCGCACGCCCGGATCTCGGCGCCCGAGCAGAACGGCGGGGCGGCGATGCTGCGCCGGCCGTTCTCCTTCCACGACGGGATCGGGCCGGACGGGACGCCGGACGCGGGTCTGCTGTTCATCTGCTGGCAGGCCGATCCGCTGAGGGGCTTCGTGCCGGTGCAGCGGAAGCTGGACCGGGGCGACGCGCTGTCGGCGTTCATCCGCCACGAGGCGAGCGGCCTCTACGCGGTCCCGGGCGGCCCGGCGGACGGCGAGTACGTGGGGCAGCGGCTGCTGGAGGGCTGA
- the pheA gene encoding prephenate dehydratase, which translates to MSATRYTYLGPEGTFTEAALRTLPEAATRELVPMVSVPAALDAVRNGEAAAALVPIENSVEGGVTATLDELASGEPLMIYREVLLPIAFALLVRPGTKLSDVKTVTGHPVAQPQVRNWLRDNLPEAVWESAASNADGARLVQEGRYDAAFAGAFAAATYGLEPLVTDIHDAENAETRFVLVGRPARPSAPTGADKTSMVLWLRDDHPGALLELLQEFAVRGVNLMLIQSRPTGAGIGNYCFAVDAEGHIADRRVGEALMGLKRICPKVRFLGSYPRAGVTASEVRALRPGTSDEDFTAASDWLARCQDGRGA; encoded by the coding sequence ATGTCGGCCACGCGATACACCTATCTCGGTCCCGAGGGCACGTTCACGGAAGCCGCCCTGCGTACGCTGCCGGAAGCGGCGACGCGGGAGCTGGTGCCGATGGTCTCGGTACCGGCGGCACTGGACGCCGTACGGAACGGGGAGGCGGCCGCCGCGCTCGTACCGATCGAGAACTCGGTGGAGGGCGGCGTCACGGCGACGCTCGACGAGCTGGCCTCGGGCGAGCCCCTGATGATCTACCGCGAGGTGCTGCTGCCGATCGCCTTCGCGCTGCTGGTGCGGCCGGGCACGAAGCTGTCCGACGTCAAGACGGTGACGGGCCACCCGGTGGCCCAGCCGCAGGTGCGCAACTGGCTGCGGGACAACCTGCCCGAGGCCGTGTGGGAGTCGGCGGCGTCGAACGCGGACGGCGCGCGGCTGGTGCAGGAGGGCCGGTACGACGCCGCCTTCGCCGGAGCGTTCGCGGCGGCGACGTACGGCCTGGAGCCGCTGGTCACGGACATCCACGACGCCGAGAACGCCGAGACGCGGTTCGTCCTGGTGGGGCGCCCGGCCCGGCCGTCCGCCCCGACCGGCGCGGACAAGACGTCGATGGTGCTCTGGCTGCGCGACGACCATCCGGGTGCGCTGCTGGAACTGCTCCAGGAATTCGCGGTGCGCGGCGTCAACCTGATGCTGATCCAGTCACGCCCGACGGGTGCCGGAATCGGCAATTACTGCTTCGCGGTCGACGCCGAGGGCCATATCGCGGACCGCCGGGTGGGCGAGGCGCTGATGGGGCTGAAGCGGATCTGCCCGAAGGTGCGGTTCCTGGGCTCGTATCCGCGGGCGGGTGTGACGGCCTCGGAGGTGCGGGCGCTCCGCCCGGGCACCTCGGACGAGGACTTCACTGCGGCGTCGGACTGGCTGGCGCGCTGCCAGGACGGCCGGGGCGCCTGA
- a CDS encoding HAD family hydrolase — MSPFPFKLVATDLDGTLLRSDETVSQRTRDALAAVTAAGAAHIVVTGRSVPWTRHILDDLGYQGLAVCGQGAQVYHAGEHRLLTSLTLDRQLAGLALAKIEAEVGPLAIAASRDGLDGEVLIGPGYQVHGGPLPYLPYTDPADLWSAPLNKLYIQHPELDDDALASASREAVGSLVDVVMAGPGIVEILPLGLSKATGLSLAARRLGVKAAQTIAFGDMPNDIPMFAWAAHGVAMANAHDDLKAVAHEITASNEADGIAVVLEELLAR; from the coding sequence CTGAGCCCGTTCCCCTTCAAGCTGGTCGCGACCGATCTCGACGGGACGCTCCTGCGCTCCGACGAGACGGTCTCGCAGCGTACGCGCGACGCGCTCGCCGCCGTCACGGCGGCGGGCGCCGCGCACATCGTCGTCACGGGCCGGTCGGTCCCTTGGACCCGGCACATCCTGGACGACCTGGGCTACCAGGGGCTCGCGGTGTGCGGCCAGGGCGCGCAGGTCTACCACGCGGGTGAGCACCGGCTGCTGACGTCCCTGACGCTGGACCGGCAGCTGGCCGGGCTCGCCCTGGCGAAGATCGAGGCCGAGGTGGGCCCCCTGGCCATCGCCGCGAGCCGCGACGGCCTGGACGGCGAGGTCCTCATCGGCCCCGGGTACCAGGTCCACGGCGGCCCGCTGCCGTACCTGCCGTACACGGATCCGGCCGACCTGTGGTCCGCGCCGCTGAACAAGCTCTACATCCAGCACCCGGAGCTGGACGACGACGCCCTGGCGTCGGCCTCGCGGGAGGCGGTCGGCAGCCTGGTGGACGTGGTCATGGCGGGGCCCGGGATAGTGGAGATCCTGCCGCTGGGCCTCAGCAAGGCGACGGGCCTCTCGCTGGCGGCCCGCCGGCTCGGCGTGAAGGCCGCGCAGACCATCGCCTTCGGGGACATGCCCAACGACATCCCGATGTTCGCCTGGGCGGCCCACGGCGTGGCGATGGCCAACGCGCACGACGACCTGAAGGCCGTCGCCCACGAGATCACCGCCTCCAACGAGGCGGACGGCATCGCGGTGGTGCTGGAGGAGCTGCTGGCGCGCTGA
- a CDS encoding YcnI family protein, producing MNVSRRLAVAGAVAVSSVLLLCPAAYAHVSVQPQGEAAKGGYATVNFKVPNERDSASTVKLEVTLPKDHPLASVMPQPVPGWTVKVEKAALAKPLELHGKKITEAPSKITWTANGSKIGPGEFQQFPVSLGRLPEDTDRLVFKALQTYDNKEVVRWIEEPKDGAAEPATPAPVLKLSAATEGHHGGGAPQKPENQAAAPAAATGDATDTTARVLGIVGILAGVAGVAFGVLAGRRRSA from the coding sequence GTGAACGTCTCTCGTCGTCTCGCCGTCGCCGGCGCCGTCGCCGTCTCCTCCGTCCTGTTGCTCTGCCCCGCCGCGTACGCGCACGTCAGCGTGCAGCCGCAGGGCGAGGCCGCCAAGGGCGGCTACGCGACGGTCAATTTCAAGGTCCCCAACGAGCGGGACAGCGCCTCCACCGTGAAGCTGGAGGTCACCCTGCCGAAGGACCACCCGCTCGCCTCCGTGATGCCGCAGCCCGTGCCCGGCTGGACCGTGAAGGTCGAGAAGGCCGCGCTGGCGAAGCCGCTGGAGCTGCACGGCAAGAAGATCACCGAGGCGCCCTCGAAGATCACCTGGACGGCGAACGGCTCGAAGATCGGCCCCGGCGAATTCCAGCAGTTCCCGGTCTCGCTCGGCCGGCTGCCCGAGGACACCGACCGGCTCGTCTTCAAGGCCCTCCAGACGTACGACAACAAGGAGGTCGTGCGCTGGATCGAGGAGCCCAAGGACGGGGCCGCCGAGCCCGCGACCCCTGCTCCCGTGCTCAAGCTGTCCGCCGCGACCGAAGGCCACCACGGCGGCGGCGCGCCGCAGAAGCCCGAGAACCAGGCCGCCGCGCCCGCGGCGGCCACCGGTGACGCCACCGACACCACCGCCCGCGTCCTCGGCATCGTCGGCATCCTGGCCGGCGTCGCGGGCGTCGCCTTCGGTGTCCTGGCCGGACGCCGCCGGTCCGCCTGA
- a CDS encoding copper chaperone PCu(A)C, which produces MNRRTTRTTRSTATAFASAIALVAGLALGGCSSADGSDAAPKLEVSGAFMPEPVNGEMAGGFLSITNLSGVDDTLTSVTSDLSDDVQLHETKDQKMQQVTSFPLPAHDELQLRRGGDHLMFMGLKRTPKQGDKVSIELHFQKSDPIKVELPVEARNHNPQHH; this is translated from the coding sequence GTGAACCGCCGCACCACCCGCACGACCCGTTCCACCGCCACGGCGTTCGCCTCCGCCATAGCCCTCGTCGCCGGTCTGGCCCTCGGCGGCTGCTCCTCCGCCGACGGCTCGGACGCCGCCCCGAAGCTGGAGGTCAGCGGGGCGTTCATGCCCGAGCCCGTCAACGGCGAGATGGCCGGGGGCTTCCTGTCGATCACCAACCTCAGCGGCGTGGACGACACCCTCACGTCGGTCACCAGCGATCTCTCCGACGACGTGCAGCTGCACGAGACGAAGGACCAGAAGATGCAGCAGGTGACGTCGTTCCCGCTGCCCGCGCACGACGAACTGCAGCTGCGACGCGGCGGCGACCACCTCATGTTCATGGGGCTGAAGCGCACCCCGAAGCAGGGCGACAAGGTCAGTATCGAGCTGCACTTCCAGAAGTCCGACCCCATCAAGGTCGAGCTTCCGGTCGAGGCGCGGAACCACAACCCGCAGCACCACTGA
- a CDS encoding ATP-binding protein, with translation MSIWWSLHLRREAASVPLARRLLLGTMETAGVDPDTSYDLSLALGEACANAVEHGGEGATEFRVTAYLDGEKCRIEVADSGPGFPPGPVHATLAAVSPDAESGRGLRLIEELADHVHFGNRAGRGGAVVSFDKIVKWRADAPLALT, from the coding sequence ATGAGCATCTGGTGGTCTCTCCATTTGCGGCGCGAGGCTGCGAGCGTTCCGCTCGCCCGTCGCCTCCTCCTCGGCACCATGGAGACCGCGGGGGTCGACCCGGACACTTCCTACGATCTGTCGCTCGCGCTGGGCGAGGCCTGCGCCAACGCGGTGGAGCACGGTGGGGAGGGCGCCACGGAGTTCCGGGTCACCGCCTACCTGGACGGCGAGAAGTGCCGTATCGAAGTGGCCGACTCGGGACCGGGTTTCCCGCCCGGGCCCGTCCATGCCACCCTCGCCGCCGTCTCTCCGGACGCCGAGAGCGGGCGCGGCCTGCGCCTGATCGAAGAGCTCGCCGACCATGTCCACTTCGGCAACAGAGCCGGGCGGGGCGGTGCGGTGGTGAGCTTCGACAAGATCGTCAAATGGCGGGCCGACGCGCCTTTGGCCCTCACCTGA
- the serS gene encoding serine--tRNA ligase gives MIDLRLLREDPDRVRASQRARGEDVDLVDALLSADERRRSSGVRFDELRSEQKSLGKLIPKASPEERAELLARAEQLKADVKAADAAQHEADEETRQLLLKLGNIVHSDVPVGGEEDFVVLETHGTIRDFAAEGFAPKDHLELGEALGAIDVERGAKVSGSRFYYLTGVGALLELALVNAAIAQATEAGFIPMLTPTLVRPRAMEGTGFLGQAAENVYHLEKDDFYLVGTSEVPLAAYHMDEIIEAEKLPLRYAGFSPCYRREAGTYGKDTRGIFRVHQFDKVEMFSYVAPEDAEAEHKRLLEWEKQWLTSLELPFQVIDVATGDLGASASRKYDCEAWIPTQGKYRELTSASNCDSFQARRLSVRMRDGKKVQPLATLNGTLCAVPRTIVAILENHQLADGSVRVPEVLRPYLGGRELLEPVAK, from the coding sequence GTGATTGACCTTCGCCTGCTCCGTGAGGACCCCGACCGTGTTCGCGCCTCCCAGCGCGCCCGTGGAGAGGACGTCGACCTCGTCGACGCCCTGCTCTCCGCCGACGAGCGGCGCAGGTCGTCCGGCGTCCGCTTCGACGAGCTCCGCTCCGAACAGAAGTCGCTCGGCAAGCTCATCCCCAAGGCGTCCCCGGAGGAGCGGGCCGAGCTGCTGGCGCGGGCCGAGCAGCTGAAGGCCGACGTCAAGGCCGCCGACGCCGCGCAGCACGAGGCCGACGAGGAGACCCGGCAGCTGCTGCTGAAGCTCGGCAACATCGTGCACTCCGACGTCCCGGTCGGCGGCGAGGAGGACTTCGTCGTCCTGGAGACGCACGGCACCATCCGCGACTTCGCGGCCGAGGGCTTCGCGCCCAAGGACCACCTGGAGCTGGGCGAGGCGCTGGGCGCCATCGACGTGGAGCGCGGCGCCAAGGTGTCCGGCTCCCGCTTCTACTACCTGACGGGCGTCGGCGCGCTGCTGGAGCTCGCGCTGGTCAACGCGGCGATCGCGCAGGCGACGGAGGCCGGGTTCATCCCGATGCTCACGCCGACGCTGGTCCGCCCGCGCGCCATGGAGGGCACCGGCTTCCTGGGCCAGGCCGCCGAGAACGTGTACCACCTGGAGAAGGACGACTTCTACCTGGTCGGCACGTCCGAGGTGCCGCTCGCCGCGTACCACATGGACGAGATCATCGAGGCGGAGAAGCTTCCGCTGCGGTACGCCGGCTTCTCGCCCTGCTACCGGCGCGAGGCCGGTACGTACGGCAAGGACACCCGCGGCATCTTCCGCGTCCACCAGTTCGACAAGGTCGAGATGTTCTCGTACGTCGCCCCGGAGGACGCGGAGGCCGAGCACAAGCGGCTCCTGGAGTGGGAGAAGCAGTGGCTCACCTCCCTGGAGCTGCCGTTCCAGGTGATCGACGTGGCCACCGGCGACCTCGGCGCCTCCGCCTCGCGCAAGTACGACTGCGAGGCGTGGATCCCGACGCAGGGCAAGTACCGCGAGCTGACCTCCGCGTCCAACTGCGACAGCTTCCAGGCCCGCCGGCTGTCCGTCCGGATGCGGGACGGCAAGAAGGTGCAGCCGCTCGCCACGCTCAACGGCACGCTGTGCGCCGTGCCGCGCACGATCGTGGCGATCCTGGAGAACCACCAGCTCGCCGACGGCTCGGTCCGCGTCCCGGAGGTCCTCCGTCCCTACCTCGGGGGCAGGGAGCTGCTGGAGCCGGTCGCCAAGTGA